The proteins below come from a single Danaus plexippus chromosome 9 unlocalized genomic scaffold, MEX_DaPlex mxdp_24, whole genome shotgun sequence genomic window:
- the LOC116767346 gene encoding INO80 complex subunit B isoform X1, translating to MVRRQRDQSTSEDEIVIDTTPQKKHKRHKHKKHKKRKIDNDYDSDSSIDVAYEDAVDKTFKMKPKKEIPGTSAADILKAQTVKSSSDSRKSIPGSSSSTPPKTAPKKKKAKGKDSGTSSEEERWLDAIKSGKLEEVDEELKKIKPKDPKMMTARQRAMYERGTDKDTGLGGEVLLALPSGYKEKVMTAEAIQKAALKSQKRKQMADEKREKDKKKTMDRLLKKQDSKNLKNAQKGKPIRKVEPMIVYKNSNAEIYLTFPPGIPFPLENKPPREVPKPIKCSIKDCDNIKKYNCSKTGVPLCSLECYKKNMEIISVQ from the exons atggtaCGAAGACAGCGGGACCAAAGTACTTCAGAAGATGAAATAGTTATTG ATACTACACCTCAAAAGAAACACAAACGACATAAACataagaaacataaaaaacgcAAAATCGACAACGACTACGACAGCGATAGTTCCATCGACGTAGCTTACGAAGATGCTGtagacaaaacatttaaaatgaaaccaaAAAAGGAGATCCCTGGGACATCCGCCGCCGACATTTTAAAGGCTCAAACAGTTAAGTCATCTTCAGATTCAAGAAAATCTATACCTGGATCTTCTTCTAGTACTCCCCCCAAGACTGcaccaaaaaagaaaaaagcaaAAGGCAAGGACAGTGGAACTTCTAGTGAAGAAGAGCGATGGCTTGATGCTATAAAATCAGGAAAACTGGAAGAA GTTGAtgaggaattaaaaaaaatcaaaccaaAAGATCCCAAAATGATGACAGCAAGACAAAGAGCAATGTATGAGCGAGGCACAGATAAAGATACTGGTCTTGGAGGAGAGGTATTACTGGCTCTGCCATCTGGTTACAAAGAAAAAGTCATGACGGCTGAAGCTATACAAAAAGCTGCattaaaatctcaaaaaagaaaacaaatggCTGACGAAAAGAGAGAAAAAGACAAAAAGAAAACTATGGATCgccttttaaaaaaacaagattctaaaaatcttaaaaatgcTCAAAAAGGAAAACCAATTAGAAAGGTTGAACCAATGATTGTCTACAAGAATAGCAAtgcagaaatatatttgacatttcCTCCCGGTATACCATTTCCTTTAGAAAACAAACCCCCAAGAGAAGTTCCCAAGCCAATCAAATGTAGCATCAAGGACTgtgataacataaaaaagtataattgttCAAAAACTGGTGTACCTTTGTGCAGTTTGGAATGCTATAAAAAGAATATGGAAATTATATCtgttcaataa
- the LOC116767346 gene encoding INO80 complex subunit B isoform X2: MKPKKEIPGTSAADILKAQTVKSSSDSRKSIPGSSSSTPPKTAPKKKKAKGKDSGTSSEEERWLDAIKSGKLEEVDEELKKIKPKDPKMMTARQRAMYERGTDKDTGLGGEVLLALPSGYKEKVMTAEAIQKAALKSQKRKQMADEKREKDKKKTMDRLLKKQDSKNLKNAQKGKPIRKVEPMIVYKNSNAEIYLTFPPGIPFPLENKPPREVPKPIKCSIKDCDNIKKYNCSKTGVPLCSLECYKKNMEIISVQ; the protein is encoded by the exons atgaaaccaaAAAAGGAGATCCCTGGGACATCCGCCGCCGACATTTTAAAGGCTCAAACAGTTAAGTCATCTTCAGATTCAAGAAAATCTATACCTGGATCTTCTTCTAGTACTCCCCCCAAGACTGcaccaaaaaagaaaaaagcaaAAGGCAAGGACAGTGGAACTTCTAGTGAAGAAGAGCGATGGCTTGATGCTATAAAATCAGGAAAACTGGAAGAA GTTGAtgaggaattaaaaaaaatcaaaccaaAAGATCCCAAAATGATGACAGCAAGACAAAGAGCAATGTATGAGCGAGGCACAGATAAAGATACTGGTCTTGGAGGAGAGGTATTACTGGCTCTGCCATCTGGTTACAAAGAAAAAGTCATGACGGCTGAAGCTATACAAAAAGCTGCattaaaatctcaaaaaagaaaacaaatggCTGACGAAAAGAGAGAAAAAGACAAAAAGAAAACTATGGATCgccttttaaaaaaacaagattctaaaaatcttaaaaatgcTCAAAAAGGAAAACCAATTAGAAAGGTTGAACCAATGATTGTCTACAAGAATAGCAAtgcagaaatatatttgacatttcCTCCCGGTATACCATTTCCTTTAGAAAACAAACCCCCAAGAGAAGTTCCCAAGCCAATCAAATGTAGCATCAAGGACTgtgataacataaaaaagtataattgttCAAAAACTGGTGTACCTTTGTGCAGTTTGGAATGCTATAAAAAGAATATGGAAATTATATCtgttcaataa
- the LOC116767347 gene encoding BTB/POZ domain-containing adapter for CUL3-mediated RhoA degradation protein 3, producing MSGDHKTLIKGSPSQYVKLNVGGTLFYTTIGTLTKSDNMLRTMFSGRMEVLTDSEGWILIDRCGKHFGTILNYLRDGTVALPDSYREIMELLAEAKYFLIEELTESCQQALSKKEREAEPICRVPLITSHKEEQLLIMSTSKPVVKLLINRHNNKYSYTSTSDDNLLKNIELFDKLSLRFSGRVLFIKDVIGSNEICCWTFFGHGKKCAEVCCTSIVYATDKKHTKVEFPEARIYEETLGILLYESRNGPDQDLIQATSSRGAVGGLSCTSDEEEERSGLARLRSNKQNNQS from the exons ATGTCGGGCGATCACAAAACTTTGATAAAAGGAAGCCCTTCCCAGTATGTTAAGTTAAATGTGGGTGGTACATTGTTCTACACAACCATTGGAACTTTAACGAAAAGTGACAACATGTTAAGAACCATGTTTAGCGGTAGAATGGAGGTGCTCACAGATTCTGAgg GTTGGATACTGATCGACCGGTGCGGAAAGCATTTTGGAACGATTCTGAACTATCTCCGTGATGGAACAGTGGCACTACCAGACAGTTACCGCGAAATTATGGAATTGTTAGCAGAggctaaatatttcttaattgaGGAATTAACAGAATCGTGTCAACAAGCACTCAGTAAGAAAGAAAGGGAGGCTGAACCAATATGCAGGGTTCCATTGATTACTTCTCACAAAGAAGAACAACTTCTTATTATGTCAACTTCgaag CCTGTTGTTAAATTACTTATCAATAGACATAACAACAAGTATTCCTATACGAGCACCTCTGATGACaatttgcttaaaaatattgagttGTTTGATAAGTTGTCACTGAGATTTAGCGGaagagtattatttattaaagatgtGATTGGCTCTAATGAAATCTGCTGTTGGACATTTTTTGGACATGGAAAGAAATGTGCGGAAGTATGTTGTACTTCCATTGTTTATGCAACTGATAAAAAGCATACTAAGGTTGAATTTCCAGAAGCCAGAATATATGAAGAAACATTGggtattttgttatatgaaaGCAGAAATGGTCCTGATCAGGATTTAATACAAGCTACTTCATCTCGTGGTGCTGTTGGAGGGCTTTCATGCACAAGCGATGAGGAGGAAGAGCGTTCTGGTTTGGCCCGTCTCAGGTCTAACAAGCAGAACAATCAATCTTAG
- the LOC116767412 gene encoding probable protein phosphatase CG10417 isoform X2: MGAYLSQPVTEKISSDEVNEKLECGASSMQGWRVNQEDAHNTILDFDENTSLFAVYDGHGGAEVATYCSQNLPNFIKNTDAYKNGDMNKALTDAFLGFDATIATKEVMEILKELAGEINPPGPSDNEESDDENISNLYKDAGLPLQEVLAKYENKWSALHRTRLGDTATPLSPCLRAKKNFDEDEGSGAGASSSSAEIKFVAGSSSEKNEDEATSSINGLSKIDKSDEDTGGVSSSNCNDDKEVNGVVSTSEENEIAATSMEVDKVNTPDSSGENCNHPEQSADSKSTSEVCNGEVTNSKIDGENNISSSNGSATPVKSDVTKVSSSEKAPERPKKSKLRRAAVAMYESLLRRGLTVDEEDDDESDSNDETFEGGEVDSSDEERVNGVVESSNDADEDDDDDDDDAESSGDEREEDTNLVEEPGSDSGCTAVVALLKGNELYVANAGDSRCIICREGKAIDMSIDHKPEDSPELERITKAGGKVSSDGRINGGLNLSRAIGDHSYKQNKELNAKEQMITALPDVKTLQLEPEKDQFMVLACDGIWNFMSSQDVCDFILPRLAEGRDRLSQICEEMFDHCLAPSTMGDGTGCDNMTAIIVRFKDGVIGDVGQYTTESKKRTAEDEPNDDQQDSKRPRIDDSLSSSIVTSSV; this comes from the exons ATGGGTGCTTATTTATCTCAGCCTGTTACTGAAAAAATATCTAGTGATGAAGTAAACGAAAAACTAGAATGTGGCGCCAGCTCCATGCAAGGTTGGCGTGTCAATCAAGAG GATGCTCACAACACAATTCTTGATTTTGACGAAAATACATCTTTGTTCGCTGTTTATGACGGTCACGGTGGCGCCGAAGTAGCTACATACTGTTCTCAAAACttaccaaattttataaagaataccGATGCATACAAAAATGGAGACATGAATAAGGCATTAACAGACGCTTTTCTAGGATTTGATGCCACCATTGCAACGAAAGAGGTTATGGAGATACTAAAAGAGTTAGCAG GTGAAATTAATCCTCCAGGCCCCAGTGACAATGAAGAATCAGATGATGAAAATATCAGCAATTTATACAAAGATGCAGGACTGCCTCTTCAG gaGGTGTTGgccaaatatgaaaataaatggaGTGCTCTCCATCGTACAAGACTTGGAGATACAGCTACTCCGCTGTCACCATGTTTACGAGCAAAGAAAAACTTTGATGAAGATGAAGGTTCag GTGCTGGAGCATCAAGTTCTAGTGCAGAAATCAAATTTGTTGCGGGGTCAAGTTCAGAAAAAAATGAAGATGAAGCTACTTCCAGTATAAATGGACTATCAAAAATAGATAAATCCGATGAAGATACTGGTGGCGTCTCCTCATCAAATTGTAATGATGACAAGGAAGTGAATGGAgtg GTATCAACAAGTGAAGAGAACGAAATAGCGGCCACATCAATGGAGGTGGATAAAGTAAATACACCAGATAGTTCTGGGGAGAATTGTAATCACCCAGAACAAAGCGCCGACTCGAAAAGCACATCTGAAGTTTGCAATGGTGAAGTGACAAATTCAAAAATTGATGGCGAAAACAATATCAGTTCCTCAAATGGATCAGCAACACCTGTTAAATCTGATGTAAccaaag TGTCGAGTTCAGAAAAAGCTCCAGAGAGACCAAAGAAATCAAAACTAAGACGTGCTGCAGTAGCAATGTATGAGTCATTATTGAGGCGGGGTTTGACAGTTGATGAAGAAGATGATGATGAAAGTGACTCTAATGATGAAACTTTTGAAGGAGGCGAGGTGGATTCATCAGACGAAGAACGTGTCAATGGTGTTGTCGAATCTTCAAATGATG CAGATgaagatgatgatgatgacgatgatgatgCAGAATCAAGTGGTGATGAGAGGGAGGAAGATACAAACTTGGTAGAGGAACCTGGAAGTGATAGTGGCTGTACTGCAGTTGTAGCATTACTTAAAg GTAATGAACTATATGTTGCTAATGCTGGTGACTCTCGCTGCATTATATGTAGAGAAGGTAAAGCAATAGACATGTCAATAGACCACAAACCTGAAGACAGTCCAGAACTTGAAAGGATAACTAAAGCTGGCGGCAAAGTATCAAGTGATGGACGCATTAATGGTGGCCTTAACCTGTCTCGAGCTATCGGAGATCattcatacaaacaaaataaggaACTGAATGCTAAGGAGCAAATGATTACAGCCTTACCAGATGTAAAAACATTACAGCTAGAACCGGAAAAGGATCAGTTTATGGTGTTGGCATGTGATGGAATATGGAATTTTATGTCTAGTCAGGATGTATGCGATTTTATCCTTCCCCGATTGGCTGAAGGAAGGGACAGGTTATCACAAATATGTGAAGAG ATGTTTGACCATTGCCTGGCACCTAGTACAATGGGTGATGGTACTGGCTGTGACAACATGACCGCTATTATAGTGAGGTTCAAAGATGGAGTTATCGGTGATGTTGGACAGTACACAACTGAATCAAAGAAACGCACAGCAGAAGATGAACCCAATGATGACCAGCAAGACTCAAAAAGGCCACGAATTGATGATTCTTTATCAAGTTCGATTGTGACTTCGAGTGTTTAA
- the LOC116767412 gene encoding probable protein phosphatase CG10417 isoform X3, producing the protein MGAYLSQPVTEKISSDEVNEKLECGASSMQGWRVNQEDAHNTILDFDENTSLFAVYDGHGGAEVATYCSQNLPNFIKNTDAYKNGDMNKALTDAFLGFDATIATKEVMEILKELAGEINPPGPSDNEESDDENISNLYKDAGLPLQVLAKYENKWSALHRTRLGDTATPLSPCLRAKKNFDEDEGSGAGASSSSAEIKFVAGSSSEKNEDEATSSINGLSKIDKSDEDTGGVSSSNCNDDKEVNGVVSTSEENEIAATSMEVDKVNTPDSSGENCNHPEQSADSKSTSEVCNGEVTNSKIDGENNISSSNGSATPVKSDVTKVSSSEKAPERPKKSKLRRAAVAMYESLLRRGLTVDEEDDDESDSNDETFEGGEVDSSDEERVNGVVESSNDEADEDDDDDDDDAESSGDEREEDTNLVEEPGSDSGCTAVVALLKGNELYVANAGDSRCIICREGKAIDMSIDHKPEDSPELERITKAGGKVSSDGRINGGLNLSRAIGDHSYKQNKELNAKEQMITALPDVKTLQLEPEKDQFMVLACDGIWNFMSSQDVCDFILPRLAEGRDRLSQICEEMFDHCLAPSTMGDGTGCDNMTAIIVRFKDGVIGDVGQYTTESKKRTAEDEPNDDQQDSKRPRIDDSLSSSIVTSSV; encoded by the exons ATGGGTGCTTATTTATCTCAGCCTGTTACTGAAAAAATATCTAGTGATGAAGTAAACGAAAAACTAGAATGTGGCGCCAGCTCCATGCAAGGTTGGCGTGTCAATCAAGAG GATGCTCACAACACAATTCTTGATTTTGACGAAAATACATCTTTGTTCGCTGTTTATGACGGTCACGGTGGCGCCGAAGTAGCTACATACTGTTCTCAAAACttaccaaattttataaagaataccGATGCATACAAAAATGGAGACATGAATAAGGCATTAACAGACGCTTTTCTAGGATTTGATGCCACCATTGCAACGAAAGAGGTTATGGAGATACTAAAAGAGTTAGCAG GTGAAATTAATCCTCCAGGCCCCAGTGACAATGAAGAATCAGATGATGAAAATATCAGCAATTTATACAAAGATGCAGGACTGCCTCTTCAG GTGTTGgccaaatatgaaaataaatggaGTGCTCTCCATCGTACAAGACTTGGAGATACAGCTACTCCGCTGTCACCATGTTTACGAGCAAAGAAAAACTTTGATGAAGATGAAGGTTCag GTGCTGGAGCATCAAGTTCTAGTGCAGAAATCAAATTTGTTGCGGGGTCAAGTTCAGAAAAAAATGAAGATGAAGCTACTTCCAGTATAAATGGACTATCAAAAATAGATAAATCCGATGAAGATACTGGTGGCGTCTCCTCATCAAATTGTAATGATGACAAGGAAGTGAATGGAgtg GTATCAACAAGTGAAGAGAACGAAATAGCGGCCACATCAATGGAGGTGGATAAAGTAAATACACCAGATAGTTCTGGGGAGAATTGTAATCACCCAGAACAAAGCGCCGACTCGAAAAGCACATCTGAAGTTTGCAATGGTGAAGTGACAAATTCAAAAATTGATGGCGAAAACAATATCAGTTCCTCAAATGGATCAGCAACACCTGTTAAATCTGATGTAAccaaag TGTCGAGTTCAGAAAAAGCTCCAGAGAGACCAAAGAAATCAAAACTAAGACGTGCTGCAGTAGCAATGTATGAGTCATTATTGAGGCGGGGTTTGACAGTTGATGAAGAAGATGATGATGAAAGTGACTCTAATGATGAAACTTTTGAAGGAGGCGAGGTGGATTCATCAGACGAAGAACGTGTCAATGGTGTTGTCGAATCTTCAAATGATG AAGCAGATgaagatgatgatgatgacgatgatgatgCAGAATCAAGTGGTGATGAGAGGGAGGAAGATACAAACTTGGTAGAGGAACCTGGAAGTGATAGTGGCTGTACTGCAGTTGTAGCATTACTTAAAg GTAATGAACTATATGTTGCTAATGCTGGTGACTCTCGCTGCATTATATGTAGAGAAGGTAAAGCAATAGACATGTCAATAGACCACAAACCTGAAGACAGTCCAGAACTTGAAAGGATAACTAAAGCTGGCGGCAAAGTATCAAGTGATGGACGCATTAATGGTGGCCTTAACCTGTCTCGAGCTATCGGAGATCattcatacaaacaaaataaggaACTGAATGCTAAGGAGCAAATGATTACAGCCTTACCAGATGTAAAAACATTACAGCTAGAACCGGAAAAGGATCAGTTTATGGTGTTGGCATGTGATGGAATATGGAATTTTATGTCTAGTCAGGATGTATGCGATTTTATCCTTCCCCGATTGGCTGAAGGAAGGGACAGGTTATCACAAATATGTGAAGAG ATGTTTGACCATTGCCTGGCACCTAGTACAATGGGTGATGGTACTGGCTGTGACAACATGACCGCTATTATAGTGAGGTTCAAAGATGGAGTTATCGGTGATGTTGGACAGTACACAACTGAATCAAAGAAACGCACAGCAGAAGATGAACCCAATGATGACCAGCAAGACTCAAAAAGGCCACGAATTGATGATTCTTTATCAAGTTCGATTGTGACTTCGAGTGTTTAA
- the LOC116767412 gene encoding probable protein phosphatase CG10417 isoform X1, protein MGAYLSQPVTEKISSDEVNEKLECGASSMQGWRVNQEDAHNTILDFDENTSLFAVYDGHGGAEVATYCSQNLPNFIKNTDAYKNGDMNKALTDAFLGFDATIATKEVMEILKELAGEINPPGPSDNEESDDENISNLYKDAGLPLQEVLAKYENKWSALHRTRLGDTATPLSPCLRAKKNFDEDEGSGAGASSSSAEIKFVAGSSSEKNEDEATSSINGLSKIDKSDEDTGGVSSSNCNDDKEVNGVVSTSEENEIAATSMEVDKVNTPDSSGENCNHPEQSADSKSTSEVCNGEVTNSKIDGENNISSSNGSATPVKSDVTKVSSSEKAPERPKKSKLRRAAVAMYESLLRRGLTVDEEDDDESDSNDETFEGGEVDSSDEERVNGVVESSNDEADEDDDDDDDDAESSGDEREEDTNLVEEPGSDSGCTAVVALLKGNELYVANAGDSRCIICREGKAIDMSIDHKPEDSPELERITKAGGKVSSDGRINGGLNLSRAIGDHSYKQNKELNAKEQMITALPDVKTLQLEPEKDQFMVLACDGIWNFMSSQDVCDFILPRLAEGRDRLSQICEEMFDHCLAPSTMGDGTGCDNMTAIIVRFKDGVIGDVGQYTTESKKRTAEDEPNDDQQDSKRPRIDDSLSSSIVTSSV, encoded by the exons ATGGGTGCTTATTTATCTCAGCCTGTTACTGAAAAAATATCTAGTGATGAAGTAAACGAAAAACTAGAATGTGGCGCCAGCTCCATGCAAGGTTGGCGTGTCAATCAAGAG GATGCTCACAACACAATTCTTGATTTTGACGAAAATACATCTTTGTTCGCTGTTTATGACGGTCACGGTGGCGCCGAAGTAGCTACATACTGTTCTCAAAACttaccaaattttataaagaataccGATGCATACAAAAATGGAGACATGAATAAGGCATTAACAGACGCTTTTCTAGGATTTGATGCCACCATTGCAACGAAAGAGGTTATGGAGATACTAAAAGAGTTAGCAG GTGAAATTAATCCTCCAGGCCCCAGTGACAATGAAGAATCAGATGATGAAAATATCAGCAATTTATACAAAGATGCAGGACTGCCTCTTCAG gaGGTGTTGgccaaatatgaaaataaatggaGTGCTCTCCATCGTACAAGACTTGGAGATACAGCTACTCCGCTGTCACCATGTTTACGAGCAAAGAAAAACTTTGATGAAGATGAAGGTTCag GTGCTGGAGCATCAAGTTCTAGTGCAGAAATCAAATTTGTTGCGGGGTCAAGTTCAGAAAAAAATGAAGATGAAGCTACTTCCAGTATAAATGGACTATCAAAAATAGATAAATCCGATGAAGATACTGGTGGCGTCTCCTCATCAAATTGTAATGATGACAAGGAAGTGAATGGAgtg GTATCAACAAGTGAAGAGAACGAAATAGCGGCCACATCAATGGAGGTGGATAAAGTAAATACACCAGATAGTTCTGGGGAGAATTGTAATCACCCAGAACAAAGCGCCGACTCGAAAAGCACATCTGAAGTTTGCAATGGTGAAGTGACAAATTCAAAAATTGATGGCGAAAACAATATCAGTTCCTCAAATGGATCAGCAACACCTGTTAAATCTGATGTAAccaaag TGTCGAGTTCAGAAAAAGCTCCAGAGAGACCAAAGAAATCAAAACTAAGACGTGCTGCAGTAGCAATGTATGAGTCATTATTGAGGCGGGGTTTGACAGTTGATGAAGAAGATGATGATGAAAGTGACTCTAATGATGAAACTTTTGAAGGAGGCGAGGTGGATTCATCAGACGAAGAACGTGTCAATGGTGTTGTCGAATCTTCAAATGATG AAGCAGATgaagatgatgatgatgacgatgatgatgCAGAATCAAGTGGTGATGAGAGGGAGGAAGATACAAACTTGGTAGAGGAACCTGGAAGTGATAGTGGCTGTACTGCAGTTGTAGCATTACTTAAAg GTAATGAACTATATGTTGCTAATGCTGGTGACTCTCGCTGCATTATATGTAGAGAAGGTAAAGCAATAGACATGTCAATAGACCACAAACCTGAAGACAGTCCAGAACTTGAAAGGATAACTAAAGCTGGCGGCAAAGTATCAAGTGATGGACGCATTAATGGTGGCCTTAACCTGTCTCGAGCTATCGGAGATCattcatacaaacaaaataaggaACTGAATGCTAAGGAGCAAATGATTACAGCCTTACCAGATGTAAAAACATTACAGCTAGAACCGGAAAAGGATCAGTTTATGGTGTTGGCATGTGATGGAATATGGAATTTTATGTCTAGTCAGGATGTATGCGATTTTATCCTTCCCCGATTGGCTGAAGGAAGGGACAGGTTATCACAAATATGTGAAGAG ATGTTTGACCATTGCCTGGCACCTAGTACAATGGGTGATGGTACTGGCTGTGACAACATGACCGCTATTATAGTGAGGTTCAAAGATGGAGTTATCGGTGATGTTGGACAGTACACAACTGAATCAAAGAAACGCACAGCAGAAGATGAACCCAATGATGACCAGCAAGACTCAAAAAGGCCACGAATTGATGATTCTTTATCAAGTTCGATTGTGACTTCGAGTGTTTAA
- the LOC116767467 gene encoding intraflagellar transport protein 20 homolog encodes MAEELQKVHLYYDEINKVKVIENNVYKETQDLQENCKDYENKVRDFGNIIGSLLDMLNKLGENVEKQKMAAIGATNLLKSIEKDRESEQTRLQAEISDKSLILEQLDSEYDALQILDATQSETVEYLTQLR; translated from the exons aTGGCAGAAGAACTACAAAAAGTTCATTTGTATTATGATGAAATTAACAAAGTCaaagtaatagaaaataatgtatataaagaaaCACAAGATTTACAAGAAAACTGTAAAGATTACGAAAAta AAGTTCGTGATTTTGGCAATATTATTGGGTCATTGTTGGATATGTTGAATAAGTTGGgagaaaatgttgaaaaacaaaaaatggcTGCCATTGGCGCCACTAATCTTTTAAAGTCAATAGAAAAAGACCGAGAAAGTGAACAAACAAGATTAcaa GCTGAAATAAGTGATAAATCGTTAATTCTAGAGCAATTGGATAGTGAATATGACGCTCTTCAAATTTTGGATGCCACTCAGTCAGAGACGGTCGAATACTTAACGCAACTGcgctaa